The following DNA comes from Chloroflexota bacterium.
GTATAAAGCATTCATCTCCGCCGGATCAGGCTCTTTTTGGTCCGCGAAGATAGCCTCGATATCCTTGCGAGTCACAAACTTCTGACGGAGACCCTTCGCAACCAGTTTGTCCTTTTTCTCTTCGCGTTCCTCTTCTGTCGTCATCCCCCAGACTCCCAGGTTCAATGAAGCGTTATCGCACAGCCCAGGGACCCTCGCTATTTCTTCGCCTGCTGAAAATGGTGCGGGCGTCCATTGCCCTCTGAAGGCATCTCAACTGCTCATTGACTTTATTCACTTGCTGGCCCCACTCACGCCGGGCCTCGTAGTTCCTTTCGGCACGCGCATCCTCGATTAAGAAGCGAAGGTTCTTGCCTTGGCGCTTCAGCCTTTCTTCGCGCAGCCGCAATGTGCAGTCAGTCACGGCGGCCTCCAGAGTCTCGTCGTCCAACTGAGTAAGAGGCTCTAAAGTGCTCAACAGTTCGTCCAGCACTGAACGCAGAGGCTCCGGTAGTGCTTCGCCAATAGCGCTGACTTTCACTTCTCCGCCCGCAGCGAGTTGCCGGATCGTGGTGAGTATTACTCGATATTCTACTGCAAGGAAATCATCCTCGTCAATTGGTGGTAGTCCCAGTTTCGTTAATGCCTCGTCGGCACGTTTGAGCGATGTGGAATTATACAAAAGCAATTGCAGGAAGTACTTCTCCAATCCTCGCAACACGCCTGGCACTGCGGACAGGCGTCCTCGTCGCTTCACAGGGGCACGCGGAACTCCGGGCCGCTTGCTGCCCCTCATTTGGGTACGAAGGGTTTTCTCATCCACTTTCACCAAGCGAGCGAGTTGCTGCAAATAGTGGGTTTGCATGACTGGGTCAACGATCTCGGCGATAGCCGGCAGAAGACGTGCTGCTGCTTCTGCTTTGCCTCGTGCCGTACTTGTGTCCAGATCAGAAGTCATCGCTTGGAAGTAATAGTCCATCACCGGTAGCGCTTGGTCTACGAGCAACTGCCAAGCCCTTGGATTCTCATGGATCACTTCATCGGGGTCACGCCCCTTGGGCAGGGTAATGACGAGGATCTCCGCCTCTAACCGGCCTTCGTAGCGGATCAGACCCCGCGCCGTCGGTACTGGAACCACCTCTTGGTCGAAAGCCTCCTTGGCCACCTCCACCCCACGGATAGTTGCTAAATCACCCGCAGCATCTGCGTCCAGCGCCAACGCCAACCGCTTGGTAAGTTTTTTGAGCACCTGGATCTGCTGTTCAGTCAGTGCCGTGCCCATTTGAGCAACCACATTACGCATCCCATACTGATGGGCCATGAGGACATCCATGTAGCCCTCGACAATGACGGCCAGATTGGCTTCGCGAATGGCATCCTTGGCCCGGTCAATCCCGTAGAGTACACTGCCTTTGTGGAAAAGGGGCGTTTCAGGGGAGTTCAGATACTTGGGAAGTGAATCATCCAGGGCTCTTGCGGCGAAGCCAATGACATGGCCCCGTATGTCGCAAATGGGAAACATCAATCGGCCGCGGAAGCGGTCATAATAACCGCCACCTTCTCGGGAGATCACTAGCCCGGCGGCTAGTAGATCATCCCATGTGTAGCCCCGGTTGGTCAAGTGATCTCCAAGGGCACGCCACTCGCCACGGGAGTATCCCAGCTGGAACGCCTTGATAGTCTCTAACGAAAGTCCTCGGCGCTCGAGATAATCACGGGCGTGGCGAGCCTCTTCACTTTCCAACAGCAATCCATGATAGTAGGCCGCGGCGACAGCATTGATCTTGCGCAGGCGATCGCGCTGCTGGCTCTCGGCTTCAGCCTCCGCGCTGGGCGGGGTGAGGCTGACTCCTGCCCGCTGGGCCAGGAGACGTAATGCCTCAGAGAAATCCATATTCTCGCGTTTCTGAATGAAGGTGAAAATATCGCCGCCAGTGCCGCACGCGCCGAAGCAGTGCCAGGTTCCTGAGTCAGGGAACACGACGAATGAGGGGGTTTTTTCTTGATGGAATGGACAGAGGCCTTTGTAATTGCGACCCGTTTTCTTGAGCGGAACGTAGGCGGAAATAATCTCCACGATATCCAAGCGCTCTTTTATGTCGTCAACGACGCTCACGTCTCACCGCCCTGGATATACCAATAGCTGCCCGGTCATCCTATCAGCAGCATAAACCAGGCCACTTGCACCATCCACTGTCAGCCCAAACACATCGGCCATCCCAGCGCCAGCGATTACTTTCTTTGGCGTCAGATCTCGTCCATCTAATGCGATCAAACCGGCCACATCCGTCACATAAACCATGTGGCTGACCGGGTCTACAGCCACGCCATAGGCCCATAAGAGCGGCATCTCGTACGTCCCTTCCCGGCGTGCCACCACCTCATTTGTAGTTACGTCAATGGCTGCCAGCGCCCCTAATTTCGGCGTCAGGGCATAGGTCACATACAGGCGACCCAATTCGACATCTAATGCCAAACCCTGTGGATGCCCCAGCCCGCCCAAGCGGATAGTGGCGATAGCCTCACCCTTTGTCGAGTCTATCACAGTCACCGAATCTTCGCCTGCATTGGCCACGAAGACGCGGTTTGTCCCTTCTTCACAGACGACGGCGTAAGGAGCGTCACCGGTGGAAATCGTTTCAATTATACCATAGGTCTCCGCCGAGAGCATAATCAGTGCATCATTCGCGGTGCTCGCAATGAACACGTGCTCCCCAGCGAGGGCTATGCCGCCCGGCCCTGGTATATCTTTCACCACATATAGCACACGTCCGCTTTGAGTGTCTATCACCGCGACGGAGTTTTCGTCCCAGCCAGCCACATACAATCGCTTGCGTTCGGGATCCACCGCTAGTCCCCGTATATCACTGCCCCCGCCCAACCGTCCACCTACCTGTCCCGTCCTCCGATCGAGAGTGAGAAGCCCACTCGGACCGGCGAGATAAGCCGTGTCATCCGCTATCGCTATGCTACTCACATCGGAGAGCGCACCCTGGCCAAAGATCCCCTGGGCTGGAAATTCACTGACCATTGAAGCCGCTAATTCATTGGGGACATACTCGCGCAGAGCAATAGGCAATCGCGAGGCATAGGGGCCAGTGATAACAGTGGGGTTGGGTGTAGGGGTAACACCCGTGCATACTTCGACTGACACGTCATCCACGTACATCACGGTCAGCCCACCATTTCCATCGTTGTAAACACCAAATTGGATGGTGATGCTTTGCCCTGCAAACCCGGTCAAATCATGGCTATGATAGATCCATTCCTGTGTGTTCGAACCCACCCAAAAGATATACGAATTACCCCCGCTGTGCCTGATGAAGGCATATTGGCGATCATGACTCGTGTCGTCGGATCGCGGGTAGTACCAGAAGGACAAGGTGGCGCGTGTAACACCCGAGGGAATAGTGATAGTCTGCCGCGCATCGGAGTAACTGAGCACATTCGTGCCAGATTCGATGCCACACCGCAAGGCACGCTGCCCAGAGCGCACCTGGGTGGCGGAGTAGCCCGATGTGTAGGCCGTGGGTATCAGATACCAGCCGATGTCCTCCTCAAATCCGCCATTTTGGATCGCTTCCGTGCAGTTGGGTGCCGGTGTAACCGTGGCAGCAATAGTTGGTGTACAGGTAAAGGTAGGTAGGGGAGTGGACGTCATGGTCAGAGTGGGTATGAGTGCCGTCGTGCTGGTCTGAGTAGGCGTGGCGCTGGGCCCTGGTGAATTAGATGGAGAAGGTGTCGGTGAAGGGGTGGCCGTTGTCGTAGGTGTGGGTGTTGGTTGAGGGCTGCATACTTCTACCGACACGTCGTCCACATACATGCATGTCAAGCCGCCTGCGCCGTCGTTCTTGACCTCGAAATGCACTCGAATGGTCTGGCCAAGATAGGCATTTAGGCTATAAGTGACAGGTATCCACGTTCTCGCATCTGAGCGGACCCAAAGAACGCTATCCAGTACAGCACCGTATTCGTTGGTGACAAGCGCCGCTTGCCAGTCGTTTGCTATATCACCGGAAACAGGATAATACCAGAAACGCAACGTGGCCGAGGATGCATCAGAGGGAATCGTAATCGTCTGCTTGGCTGACGAGTGACTGTAGATATTCGTGCCTGATTCGATGCCCAGCCGCATGGAGCGCACGGGTGAATGGGCTTGTGTAGTAGAATAGCCGGCCGGGTATGCCGTGTTTGGGATGTACCAGCCCGTGTCAGTTTCGAAATCGCCGTTCACGATCAAATCTCTGCAACCAGGCGAGGGCGTTGGAGTGGGTGTCAACAGAACTGGCGTATTCGTAAGCGTTGCCGTCGGTGTAGCAGAGGCAGTGGTAGTTGGCGTAGGGGTACCAGTCTCTGTGGGTGTCGGGGGTGTGAGCACGGGTTCGAGTGTGAAGGTGAGTGAAGGAGTGGGAGATCCAGTAGGCGTAGTCGCCGGCACTGTAGGGGTGCTTGTGGGAGTGCGTGTCCTGGTTGGAGTACGAGTAACAGTGGGTGCTACGACATTGATAGGCGCGACGTTGGTCAGAGGCGCAATGATAGCATTGCTCGCTGTAGCCGAGACGCTATTGTAATACATCCCACTGCCCACTGCCGTAGCCTGGAAGCGGATGCATAGTGTCCCTGGCGCAGTCACCGGGGTCTTATCCAGAGCGGCGACAGAATCATATTGCCAGTGATGAGTGCCATCGCGGTACACGAAATCCCACATCCACCAATCGCCTTTCGGGTCTACCAACTCGTAGGGGCACACACCCAGCACTTCGGGCCAACGAGCCCAGTAATCTCCCAGCGCCCGCTTGATATAATCAGCCCGGTTCTCCTCACCGATGGGCGGGTAGCCCTCAAATCCGAAATTGTTTTGACCCAGTGCGTAGCCGGTTTCCGTGAGCAGCACTTGAACGTTCGTTCGCCCGTGAGCGGCCAGGCGATCGAGTTCGAGTTTGTAACTATCAATGGTGGCATCAATATAAGTGGCTGTGCCGT
Coding sequences within:
- a CDS encoding DNA primase, with translation MSVVDDIKERLDIVEIISAYVPLKKTGRNYKGLCPFHQEKTPSFVVFPDSGTWHCFGACGTGGDIFTFIQKRENMDFSEALRLLAQRAGVSLTPPSAEAEAESQQRDRLRKINAVAAAYYHGLLLESEEARHARDYLERRGLSLETIKAFQLGYSRGEWRALGDHLTNRGYTWDDLLAAGLVISREGGGYYDRFRGRLMFPICDIRGHVIGFAARALDDSLPKYLNSPETPLFHKGSVLYGIDRAKDAIREANLAVIVEGYMDVLMAHQYGMRNVVAQMGTALTEQQIQVLKKLTKRLALALDADAAGDLATIRGVEVAKEAFDQEVVPVPTARGLIRYEGRLEAEILVITLPKGRDPDEVIHENPRAWQLLVDQALPVMDYYFQAMTSDLDTSTARGKAEAAARLLPAIAEIVDPVMQTHYLQQLARLVKVDEKTLRTQMRGSKRPGVPRAPVKRRGRLSAVPGVLRGLEKYFLQLLLYNSTSLKRADEALTKLGLPPIDEDDFLAVEYRVILTTIRQLAAGGEVKVSAIGEALPEPLRSVLDELLSTLEPLTQLDDETLEAAVTDCTLRLREERLKRQGKNLRFLIEDARAERNYEARREWGQQVNKVNEQLRCLQRAMDARTIFSRRRNSEGPWAVR
- a CDS encoding DUF11 domain-containing protein; translation: MLRKVLPSIAIVLLFVCNSTMVGATTGPNVVMSKTASPGTVPSGGIVTYEITLTNSGDQSAIGVTVVDTLPVGFIYRPGSASLISNGTVIGHPNPSISGRNLTWSNLTVPSARTTSHYGIHTFVHDRCERNYIKYQLDKALQLAGPNSYVKQLFYWITPQTTGPQSCWVDFVNEAYNRNLIPIVRLQGTHGGPYWNKPEPDAPGDYTSIAQAYRRVVEGLPRRESRPLYIEIWNEPNLDIEWSGRPDPVEYAEFLVDVAAAIRAIGDPRIRILNGALSPGGNYNNLAFIDGMATVPGAMQAFDLWASHPYPGNHPPEYNIHDGTATYIDATIDSYKLELDRLAAHGRTNVQVLLTETGYALGQNNFGFEGYPPIGEENRADYIKRALGDYWARWPEVLGVCPYELVDPKGDWWMWDFVYRDGTHHWQYDSVAALDKTPVTAPGTLCIRFQATAVGSGMYYNSVSATASNAIIAPLTNVAPINVVAPTVTRTPTRTRTPTSTPTVPATTPTGSPTPSLTFTLEPVLTPPTPTETGTPTPTTTASATPTATLTNTPVLLTPTPTPSPGCRDLIVNGDFETDTGWYIPNTAYPAGYSTTQAHSPVRSMRLGIESGTNIYSHSSAKQTITIPSDASSATLRFWYYPVSGDIANDWQAALVTNEYGAVLDSVLWVRSDARTWIPVTYSLNAYLGQTIRVHFEVKNDGAGGLTCMYVDDVSVEVCSPQPTPTPTTTATPSPTPSPSNSPGPSATPTQTSTTALIPTLTMTSTPLPTFTCTPTIAATVTPAPNCTEAIQNGGFEEDIGWYLIPTAYTSGYSATQVRSGQRALRCGIESGTNVLSYSDARQTITIPSGVTRATLSFWYYPRSDDTSHDRQYAFIRHSGGNSYIFWVGSNTQEWIYHSHDLTGFAGQSITIQFGVYNDGNGGLTVMYVDDVSVEVCTGVTPTPNPTVITGPYASRLPIALREYVPNELAASMVSEFPAQGIFGQGALSDVSSIAIADDTAYLAGPSGLLTLDRRTGQVGGRLGGGSDIRGLAVDPERKRLYVAGWDENSVAVIDTQSGRVLYVVKDIPGPGGIALAGEHVFIASTANDALIMLSAETYGIIETISTGDAPYAVVCEEGTNRVFVANAGEDSVTVIDSTKGEAIATIRLGGLGHPQGLALDVELGRLYVTYALTPKLGALAAIDVTTNEVVARREGTYEMPLLWAYGVAVDPVSHMVYVTDVAGLIALDGRDLTPKKVIAGAGMADVFGLTVDGASGLVYAADRMTGQLLVYPGR